From Zingiber officinale cultivar Zhangliang chromosome 5B, Zo_v1.1, whole genome shotgun sequence, the proteins below share one genomic window:
- the LOC121985571 gene encoding sucrose synthase 2: MAERSLTRAHSVRERIGGSLSSQPNELVALFSRFINQGKGMLQPHQLLAEYEATFSEADKEKLKDGAFEDVIKAAQEAIVIPPWVALAIRPRPGVWEYVRVNITELAVEELTVPEYLHFKEELVEGSPQNNNFTLELDFEPFNASFPRPSLSKSIGNGVQFLNRHLSSKLFQDKESLYPLLNFLRKHNYKGMSMMLNDRIQSLSALRASLRKAEQHLLSIPSDTPYSEFHHRFQELGLEKGWGDTAQRVYETIHLLLDLLEAPDPTTLETFLGTIPMMFNVVILSPHGYFAQANVLGYPDTGGQVVYILDQVRALENEMLLRIKRQGLDITPRILIVSRLLPDAVGTTCGQRLEKVLGTEHTHILRVPFRTENGIVRKWISRFEVWPYLETYTEDVANELAGELQATPDLIIGNYSDGNLVSTLLAHKLGVTQCTIAHALEKTKYPNSDIYWKKFEDQYHFSCQFTADLIAMNHADFIITSTFQEIAGSKDTVGQYESHTAFTLPGLYRVVHGIDVFDPKFNIVSPGADLSIYFPYTEKHKRLTSLHPEIEELLFNPVDNTEHKGVLKDTKKPIIFSMARLDRVKNLTGLVEFYGRSERLKELANLVVVCGDHGKESKDLEEQAEFKKMYSFIEKYNLTGHFRWISAQMNRVRNGELYRYIADTGGVFVQPAFYEAFGLTVVESMTCGLPTFATVHGGPGEIIVDGVSGFHIDPYQGDKAAEIVVNFFDKCKEDPTYWDKISVGGLKRIEEKYTWKLYSERLMTLTGVYGFWKYVSNLERRETRRYLEMFYALKYRQLADSVPLAVEGEASVNGAK; the protein is encoded by the exons ATGGCTGAACGCAGCTTGACCCGGGCTCACAGTGTTAGGGAGCGCATTGGGGGCTCCCTTTCTTCCCAGCCCAATGAACTGGTGGCTCTTTTCTCAAG GTTTATTAACCAAGGTAAGGGTATGCTGCAACCTCACCAGTTGTTGGCTGAGTATGAAGCTACCTTTTCTGAGGCAGATAAAGAAAAGCTGAAGGATGGAGCCTTTGAGGATGTTATCAAGGCGGCACAG GAAGCCATTGTCATTCCTCCATGGGTTGCTTTGGCAATTCGACCAAGGCCTGGAGTCTGGGAATATGTTCGGGTCAATATCACTGAACTCGCTGTGGAAGAGTTGACAGTTCCTGAGTACCTGCATTTCAAGGAGGAGCTTGTTGAGGGAAG CCCACAGAACAACAACTTCACGCTGGAGTTGGACTTTGAGCCCTTCAACGCCTCGTTTCCCCGTCCCTCGCTATCAAAATCCATTGGTAATGGAGTGCAGTTCCTCAACCGGCATCTCTCTTCAAAGTTGTTCCAAGACAAAGAAAGCTTGTACCCCTTGCTTAATTTCCTCAGGAAGCATAACTACAAGGGCATG TCTATGATGCTCAACGATCGGATCCAGAGCCTTAGTGCCCTTCGAGCATCATTGAGGAAGGCCGAGCAACATTTGCTGAGTATTCCATCGGACACACCCTACTCTGAGTTTCACCACAG ATTTCAAGAGCTTGGGTTGGAAAAAGGTTGGGGTGACACTGCTCAGCGTGTATATGAGACCATTCACCTTCTACTTGATCTTCTCGAGGCCCCTGATCCAACCACCTTGGAAACTTTCCTGGGAACAATTCCGATGATGTTCAATGTCGTGATTCTTTCTCCACATGGTTACTTTGCCCAGGCTAATGTTTTGGGCTACCCCGACACTGGTGGTCAG GTTGTCTACATTTTGGATCAAGTTCGTGCTTTAGAAAATGAGATGCTTCTCAGAATCAAGCGTCAGGGCCTAGATATCACACCTCGAATTCTAATT GTTAGCAGATTGCTTCCAGATGCAGTGGGCACAACTTGTGGGCAGAGGCTGGAAAAGGTCCTCGGAACCGAGCATACTCATATTCTTCGTGTACCATTCAGAACTGAGAACGGAATAGTCCGCAAATGGATCTCCCGCTTTGAAGTATGGCCTTACCTTGAAACATATACTGAG GATGTTGCAAATGAGTTGGCTGGAGAGCTGCAAGCCACCCCGGATCTAATCATCGGAAACTACAGTGATGGAAATCTAGTGTCCACTTTGCTTGCACATAAATTGGGAGTAACCCAG TGCACTATCGCCCATGCTTTGGAGAAAACGAAGTACCCAAACTCGGACATCTATTGGAAGAAGTTTGAGGATCAGTATCATTTCTCTTGCCAATTCACTGCTGATTTGATCGCTATGAATCATGCTGACTTTATCATCACTAGCACCTTCCAGGAAATTGCTGGAAG CAAGGATACTGTGGGGCAGTATGAGTCTCACACTGCATTTACTCTCCCAGGACTCTACCGAGTTGTTCATGGAATCGATGTATTCGATCCAAAGTTCAACATTGTCTCTCCCGGTGCCGATTTGTCCATTTACTTCCCATACACTGAGAAGCACAAGAGACTCACTTCCCTGCACCCTGAAATTGAGGAGTTGCTGTTCAATCCAGTAGATAACACGGAGCACAA AGGTGTGCTGAAGGACACCAAGAAGCCGATTATCTTCTCCATGGCACGGTTGGATAGGGTGAAGAACTTAACAGGTCTGGTTGAATTCTATGGCCGGAGCGAGCGTTTGAAGGAGCTGGCAAACCTTGTAGTGGTTTGTGGAGACCATGGAAAGGAATCAAAGGATCTTGAAGAGCAAGCAGAATTCAAGAAAATGTACAGCTTCATTGAGAAGTACAATCTGACCGGACATTTCAGATGGATCTCTGCCCAGATGAATCGGGTTCGCAATGGCGAGCTCTACCGTTACATTGCCGATACTGGAGGAGTTTTTGTTCAA CCTGCCTTCTATGAAGCCTTTGGGCTCACTGTCGTTGAGTCAATGACCTGTGGTTTGCCGACATTCGCAACTGTGCATGGAGGACCCGGAGAAATTATAGTAGATGGGGTTTCTGGCTTCCACATTGATCCTTATCAGGGTGACAAAGCTGCTGAAATTGTTGTGAACTTTTTTGATAAGTGCAAGGAAGACCCAACCTACTGGGATAAAATCTCTGTTGGGGGGCTGAAGAGAATTGAAGAGAA GTATACCTGGAAGCTTTACTCTGAGAGGTTGATGACACTCACTGGAGTTTATGGTTTCTGGAAGTACGTCTCTAATCTGGAAAGGCGCGAGACTCGCCGTTACCTGGAGATGTTCTATGCCCTCAAATATCGCCAACTG GCTGATTCTGTTCCTCTAGCagtagaaggagaagcttctgtTAATGGTGCCAAGTAG
- the LOC121985572 gene encoding translation initiation factor eIF-2B subunit alpha-like, whose protein sequence is MMWGRSASFLLEERQRFYPDSATATTDANPNPSSGGSGVSAYYQTRADHHAVVSSDWLAQAEAAVDRDAFLSLGRPPASSSSSSIPFSVIDEFNHWRKKPDLAEAVAAIMALSAVIRSSEATTMMELEIELNKASDTLKSWDTTSISLSAGCDLFMRYVTRTSALEYENFYAAKLRLIERGEKFGEISMKARRTIAMLAQEFIFDGCTILVHGFSRVVLEVLKLAASNKKLFKVFCTEGRPDRTGLRLSKELAALDIPVKLLLDSAVAYTMDEVDMVFVGADGVVESGGIINMMGTYQTALVAHSMNKPVYVAAESYKFARLYPLDQKDLETALRPIDFGVPVPPDVKVETSARDYTPPQFLTLLFTDLGVLTPSVVSDELIQLYL, encoded by the exons ATGATGTGGGGGCGATCGGCTTCCTTCCTTCTTGAGGAGCGCCAACGCTTCTACCCCGACTCCGCCACCGCCACCACGGACgccaaccctaaccctagttcGGGTGGCAGCGGCGTCTCCGCCTACTACCAGACGCGGGCGGACCACCACGCCGTCGTCAGCAGCGACTGGCTGGCCCAGGCCGAGGCCGCTGTCGACCGCGATGCGTTCCTCTCGTTGGGCAGGCCACCTgcctcatcctcctcctcctccattcCTTTCAGCGTCATTGACGAATTCAACCACTGGCGGAAGAAGCCGGACCTGGCGGAAGCCGTCGCCGCCATCATGGCCCTCTCCGCTGTCATCCGCTCCAGCGAGGCTACGACCATGATGGAGCTGGAGATTGAACTCAATAAGGCCTCCGACACGTTGAAG TCATGGGACACAACTTCTATATCATTGTCAGCTGGTTGTGATCTGTTCATGCGCTATGTAACTCGAACTTCTGCTCTAGAATATGAGAACTTTTATGCTGCAAAGCTTCGGTTGATTGAGCGTGGAGAAAAGTTTGGAGAGATCTCCATGAAA GCTCGCCGCACAATTGCAATGCTTGCTCAGGAATTTATATTTGATGGTTGCACAATTTTGGTTCATGGTTTTTCAAGAGTAGTATTGGAAGTGCTTAAGCTTGCAGCATCAAATAAAAAACTATTCAAAGTCTTTTGCACAg AGGGAAGACCTGATAGGACAGGACTAAGGTTGTCGAAGGAACTTGCAGCGCTGGACATTCCAGTAAAGCTTCTGCTTGATTCTGCAGTGGCGTACACAATGGATGAGGTTGACATGGTTTTTGTTGGAGCTGATGGGGTGGTTGAAAGTGGAGGCATAATTAACATGATGGGGACATATCAAACTGCACTTGTGGCTCACAGCATGAACAAGCCTGTTTATGTGGCTGCCGAAAGTTACAAG TTTGCACGTTTGTATCCATTGGACCAAAAAGATCTTGAAACTGCACTTCGACCGATAGACTTTGGCGTTCCTGTTCCACCTGATGTTAAAGTTGAAACATCAGCAAGGGATTACACACCACCTCAGTTCCTCACGCTGCTGTTCACTGACCTTGGTGTTCTTACTCCATCCGTGGTTAGTGATGAGCTGATTCAACTCTACCTCTAA